A single window of Chitinophaga sp. XS-30 DNA harbors:
- a CDS encoding FecR family protein: MLRERMQYLMERYFNGTCTAAEKHELAEWISEVQDDQDLKEVVAQTWERFRPEDRMPGEVSARIQASLFEEEKPRVRSLPVRRWLAAAGILLLVAAAALLWPRKSPQKLAEAPRIERYRNEVPAGGNKALLTLGDGTVIALDSAANGVVTQQGKVRVIKQANGQLSYEIEGAAEDMVMYNTMRTPRGGEYRLTLPDGTNVWLNAASSITYPTAFTGDVRSVQISGEAYFEVAKDAGKPFVVDAGKMKVEVLGTHFNINAYAAEPVVKATLLEGAVKVSGGGRGDVLQPGQQARLQRNNGGMQVVNDVDLDEVMAWKNGYFLFVDADMPAVMRQLENWYDVTVGYEEGFVPRRSFGGGIQRSLPLSKVLTILEENNVKFRVEGKNITVLK; the protein is encoded by the coding sequence ATGTTGAGAGAACGTATGCAATACCTCATGGAAAGGTATTTTAATGGCACCTGTACTGCTGCAGAAAAACACGAACTGGCAGAATGGATCAGCGAAGTACAGGACGATCAGGACCTGAAGGAGGTCGTTGCGCAAACCTGGGAACGGTTCCGGCCGGAGGACAGGATGCCCGGCGAAGTTTCCGCACGGATCCAGGCTTCCCTTTTTGAAGAAGAGAAGCCGCGTGTGCGTTCCCTCCCGGTCCGCCGGTGGCTGGCTGCCGCAGGTATATTGCTGCTGGTGGCTGCTGCCGCGTTGCTATGGCCGCGCAAATCCCCGCAGAAGCTTGCGGAGGCGCCCCGGATCGAACGATACAGGAACGAAGTGCCCGCAGGCGGCAATAAAGCATTGCTGACGCTCGGCGATGGTACGGTGATAGCGCTGGATAGCGCCGCCAATGGCGTGGTGACGCAGCAGGGGAAAGTCCGGGTGATAAAGCAGGCCAACGGGCAGCTGTCCTACGAAATTGAAGGCGCTGCAGAAGATATGGTCATGTATAATACCATGCGTACGCCAAGGGGCGGAGAATACCGCCTCACCCTGCCGGACGGCACCAACGTCTGGCTCAACGCCGCTTCTTCCATTACCTATCCCACCGCATTTACCGGAGATGTACGAAGCGTGCAGATCTCAGGCGAGGCATATTTTGAAGTAGCGAAAGACGCCGGTAAACCCTTTGTGGTAGACGCCGGGAAAATGAAAGTGGAAGTGCTCGGCACCCATTTCAATATCAATGCCTATGCGGCGGAGCCGGTAGTGAAAGCCACGCTGCTGGAAGGTGCGGTAAAAGTGTCCGGCGGCGGCCGCGGAGATGTGTTGCAGCCAGGTCAACAGGCTCGCCTGCAACGCAATAACGGCGGTATGCAGGTGGTGAATGACGTAGATCTTGATGAAGTAATGGCCTGGAAGAACGGGTACTTCCTGTTCGTGGATGCAGATATGCCCGCCGTGATGCGGCAGCTGGAGAACTGGTACGATGTGACCGTAGGCTATGAAGAAGGCTTTGTGCCACGGAGAAGCTTCGGCGGCGGTATCCAGCGGTCACTGCCCCTGTCCAAAGTATTGACCATCCTTGAAGAAAATAATGTAAAATTCCGCGTAGAAGGGAAAAATATTACTGTATTGAAGTAA
- a CDS encoding RNA polymerase sigma factor: MESANNEKNLLRLAAEGDSAAFAGLFRIYQHKLYGFLLRATGSPEMTEDIIQDIFLKLWKDRSNLSQIEQFGGYVYRMAQHQVINSLKRMAKETLILNELGKTQPQTGMDAEARLSLQEVTQSLHQALNKLTPKQKEVYTLSRERGLKHDEIARYLNISPSTVNNHLIEALRLIRQQLRASPEAFTLLMILLTFQP, encoded by the coding sequence ATGGAGTCCGCGAACAATGAAAAAAATCTTTTAAGGCTTGCTGCAGAAGGCGATTCAGCCGCATTTGCCGGCCTTTTCCGGATATATCAACACAAGTTGTACGGTTTCCTGTTGCGCGCAACCGGTTCACCGGAGATGACGGAGGATATCATCCAGGATATTTTCCTGAAGCTGTGGAAAGACCGGTCCAACCTCTCGCAGATAGAACAGTTTGGCGGATATGTTTACCGGATGGCGCAGCACCAGGTGATCAATTCGCTGAAACGGATGGCAAAGGAAACCCTTATTCTGAATGAACTGGGTAAAACCCAGCCGCAGACCGGAATGGACGCAGAAGCGCGGCTCAGCCTGCAGGAAGTTACCCAAAGCCTGCACCAGGCACTGAACAAACTCACGCCCAAACAGAAAGAAGTATATACCCTCAGCCGGGAAAGGGGCCTGAAACACGACGAGATCGCCCGTTACCTGAATATCTCCCCTTCCACCGTCAATAATCATCTGATAGAAGCGTTGCGCCTCATCCGGCAGCAATTGCGCGCCTCCCCGGAAGCATTTACTTTGTTAATGATCCTGCTGACATTCCAGCCCTGA
- a CDS encoding arabinose isomerase: MNNGQLRIGLFGIGLDTYWPQFEGLKERLEGYLQKVEAKLSAIHPHIINAGLVDSTDKAFAAGKRFRREEADVIFLYVTTYALSSTVLPVVQNAKVPVIILNLSPEAAIDYTAFNAMTDRTKMTGEWLAYCSACPVPEIANVFSRTGIRFHQVTGMLNDDPDCWQEIQEWVEAARVAHTMANNRLGCMGHYYSGMLDIYTDLTQQYAYFGGHIELLEVEELVSFRREVSAAATKERLQLFRQVFDIQADCSAAELEKAAVTSVALDKLVAQHQLGSMAYYYKGSGNPDNEQAIASIILGNSLLTANGVPVAGEYEVKNAQAMKIMDAFGAGGSFSEYYAVDFKDDVVLMGHDGPGHIAIAEGKTKVRPLYVYHGKVGSGLSVEMSVKNGPVTLLSVVEKKDGRLILLTAEGESVPGPILQIGNTNSRYRFAGGVRHFINSWNSHGPAHHCAVGIGHIAAKIEKLGLLLGMDVEKVC; the protein is encoded by the coding sequence ATGAACAACGGACAACTCAGGATCGGTCTGTTCGGTATCGGTCTGGATACCTACTGGCCGCAGTTTGAAGGGCTGAAGGAGCGGCTCGAAGGCTATCTGCAAAAAGTGGAGGCGAAACTCTCCGCCATTCATCCGCACATTATCAATGCCGGGCTGGTGGATTCGACGGACAAGGCTTTTGCCGCCGGAAAGCGCTTCCGCCGCGAGGAAGCAGATGTTATTTTCCTATACGTCACCACCTATGCGCTCTCCTCCACCGTGCTGCCCGTCGTGCAAAATGCAAAAGTGCCGGTGATCATCCTCAACCTATCTCCTGAAGCAGCGATCGATTATACCGCCTTCAATGCGATGACGGACAGAACAAAAATGACTGGCGAATGGCTGGCTTACTGTTCCGCCTGCCCCGTTCCCGAGATCGCCAATGTATTCAGCCGCACCGGCATCCGCTTTCACCAGGTCACCGGCATGCTGAACGATGACCCCGATTGCTGGCAGGAGATACAGGAATGGGTCGAAGCCGCGCGTGTAGCCCATACCATGGCCAACAACCGCCTGGGCTGCATGGGCCATTACTACAGCGGCATGCTCGATATCTATACAGATCTCACGCAGCAGTATGCCTATTTCGGTGGACATATTGAACTGCTGGAAGTGGAGGAACTGGTGAGTTTCCGCAGGGAGGTGAGTGCCGCGGCCACAAAGGAACGCCTGCAGTTATTCCGGCAGGTATTCGACATTCAGGCGGATTGTTCCGCAGCAGAACTGGAAAAGGCCGCTGTCACCTCCGTGGCGCTCGACAAGCTGGTGGCGCAGCATCAACTCGGGTCCATGGCCTATTATTATAAAGGCAGCGGGAATCCGGACAATGAGCAGGCCATTGCCTCCATCATCCTCGGCAATTCCCTGCTTACCGCCAACGGCGTACCGGTGGCCGGTGAATACGAAGTGAAGAACGCACAGGCCATGAAGATCATGGATGCATTCGGGGCCGGCGGCTCTTTTTCGGAATATTACGCCGTTGATTTCAAAGACGATGTGGTGTTGATGGGGCATGACGGGCCGGGGCATATCGCCATTGCGGAAGGCAAAACCAAAGTGCGGCCGCTGTACGTGTACCACGGCAAGGTGGGCAGTGGCCTGTCCGTAGAAATGTCCGTAAAGAACGGCCCGGTAACCCTGCTTTCCGTGGTGGAAAAGAAGGATGGCAGGCTGATATTGCTCACGGCCGAAGGGGAATCCGTTCCCGGCCCCATCCTGCAGATCGGGAATACCAACAGCCGCTACCGCTTTGCGGGAGGGGTAAGGCATTTCATCAACAGCTGGAACAGTCACGGTCCCGCGCACCATTGCGCCGTAGGCATCGGGCATATTGCCGCGAAGATCGAAAAACTGGGATTGCTGCTTGGGATGGACGTGGAAAAGGTCTGTTAG
- a CDS encoding helix-turn-helix domain-containing protein: MINYYKYLPVSVEDQRWGMYVLNAGCNSIGRAEAYPRPGHPAHHHFRWEQGRVLQEFQLIYISRGAGSFESAHCPLTDVAAGTVMLLFPGEWHRFRPNPDTGWDEWWVGFKGDAATGLLQNGFISPDKPLLRTGLQETILQLLPGIIDCTRTEKPGYQPFVSGAVQHLLGYLHAWGRQAALRQEDVPENIVDKAMAIIRAKADQRLSIAHVAEELCVSYSWLRKAFRQYTGIAPGQYLLQLKIEKAKMLLADPSISVKVIAAETGFESAFYFSKIFKVKTGVSPDLYRKTIHNALS, encoded by the coding sequence GTGATCAATTATTACAAATACCTGCCCGTGAGCGTGGAAGACCAGCGCTGGGGAATGTATGTGCTGAATGCCGGCTGCAACAGCATCGGCAGGGCGGAAGCCTATCCCCGTCCCGGGCATCCCGCGCATCACCATTTCCGCTGGGAGCAGGGGCGGGTGCTGCAGGAATTCCAGCTGATCTACATCTCCCGCGGGGCCGGCAGCTTTGAATCCGCACATTGCCCGCTTACGGATGTGGCCGCAGGAACGGTCATGCTCCTTTTCCCCGGTGAATGGCACCGTTTCCGTCCCAACCCGGATACGGGCTGGGACGAGTGGTGGGTGGGTTTCAAAGGGGATGCCGCCACGGGCCTTCTGCAAAACGGGTTCATCAGTCCGGATAAACCCCTGCTCCGGACGGGCCTCCAGGAAACCATCCTGCAACTGCTGCCGGGCATTATTGACTGTACACGAACGGAGAAACCCGGTTACCAGCCCTTCGTTTCCGGCGCTGTACAGCATCTGCTGGGTTACCTGCATGCCTGGGGCAGGCAGGCGGCGCTGCGGCAGGAAGATGTGCCGGAGAATATTGTGGATAAGGCTATGGCCATCATTCGGGCGAAGGCGGACCAGCGTCTTTCGATAGCGCATGTGGCGGAGGAGTTGTGCGTCAGTTATTCCTGGCTGCGCAAGGCATTCCGGCAATATACCGGCATTGCGCCCGGGCAGTACCTGCTGCAGTTAAAGATCGAAAAGGCGAAGATGCTGCTGGCGGACCCTTCGATATCCGTGAAGGTCATTGCCGCCGAAACGGGATTTGAATCCGCTTTTTATTTCTCAAAGATCTTCAAGGTGAAGACGGGCGTTTCGCCGGACCTTTACCGGAAGACGATTCATAACGCGCTTTCATAA